A window from Aeromonas rivipollensis encodes these proteins:
- a CDS encoding phage virion morphogenesis protein has translation MAADDLSRLTSWADGLLVSMEPAARRQLAGEMARTLRASQAQRIRANLQPDGSPMTPRKPQPKLKHGRGRLRRKMFFKISNTTWLKARASEQQAVVEFVGTANRLATIHQYGLKDRIKGREIRYPARELLGITNQEVEKLEELLLAHLST, from the coding sequence ATGGCCGCCGACGACCTGAGCCGCCTGACCAGTTGGGCCGATGGCCTGCTGGTCAGCATGGAACCCGCCGCCCGTCGTCAGTTGGCGGGCGAGATGGCCCGCACCTTGCGCGCCAGCCAAGCACAGCGGATCCGCGCCAACCTCCAGCCCGATGGCAGCCCCATGACCCCGCGCAAGCCTCAACCCAAGCTGAAGCATGGCCGGGGCCGCCTTCGCCGCAAGATGTTCTTCAAGATCAGCAACACCACCTGGCTCAAAGCCCGCGCCAGTGAGCAACAGGCGGTAGTGGAGTTTGTCGGCACCGCCAACCGGCTCGCCACCATCCACCAATACGGCCTCAAAGACCGCATCAAGGGCCGCGAGATCCGCTACCCGGCGCGGGAGCTGCTGGGCATCACCAACCAGGAGGTGGAAAAGTTGGAGGAGTTGTTGTTGGCCCATTTAAGCACATGA